In a genomic window of Glycine max cultivar Williams 82 chromosome 13, Glycine_max_v4.0, whole genome shotgun sequence:
- the LOC100779939 gene encoding MDIS1-interacting receptor like kinase 1, which translates to MGYEVFFNLTGETPGELGKLSSLECMIIGYNKFEGGIPADFGNLTKLKYLDIAEGNLGGEIPAELGKLKMLNTVFLYKNKFEGKIPSEIGNLTSLVQLDLSDNMLSGNIPAEISRLKNLQLLNFMRNRLSGPVPSGLGDLPQLEVLELWNNSLSGPLPRNLGKNSPLQWLDVSSNLLSGEIPETLCTKGNLTKLILFNNAFLGPIPASLSTCPSLVRFRIQNNFLNGTIPVGLGKLGKLQRLELANNSLTGGIPDDIGSSTSLSFIDFSRNNLHSSLPSTIISIPNLQTLIVSNNNLRGEIPDQFQDCPSLGVLDLSSNRFSGIIPSSIASCQKLVNLNLQNNQLTGGIPKELASMPTWAILDLANNTLSGHMPESFGMSPALETFNVSHNKLEGPVPENGMLRTINPNDLVGNAGLCGGVLPPCGQTSAYPLRHGSSPAKHILVGWIIGVSSILAIGVATLVARSLYMMRYTDGLCFPERFYKGRKVLPWRLMAFQRLDFTSSDILSCIKDTNMIGMGATGVVYKAEIPQSSTIVAVKKLRRSGSDIEVGSSDDLVGEVNLLRRLRHRNIVRLLGFLYNDADVMIVYEFMHNGNLGDALHGKQAGRLLVDWVSRYNIALGIAQGLAYLHHDCHPPVIHQDIKSNNILLDANLEARIADFGLAKMMLWKNETVSMIAGSYGYIAPEYGYSLKVDEKIDIYSYGVVLLELLTGKRSLDPEFGESIDIVGWIRRKIDNKSPEEALDPSVGNRKHVQE; encoded by the exons atggggtacgaagttttttttaatctcactGGGGAAACCCCCGGAGAGCTGGGGAAGCTTTCATCACTGGAATGCATGATCATTGGATACAATAAATTTGAAGGAGGGATTCCAGCAGACTTTGGAAATCTCACCAAGCTGAAGTATCTTGATATAGCAGAAGGCAATCTAGGTGGTGAAATTCCAGCTGAGTTGGGAAAGCTCAAAATGTTGAATACAGTTTTCTTgtacaaaaacaaatttgaagGCAAGATTCCATCAGAAATTGGCAACTTGACTTCATTGGTGCAGCTGGATCTCTCAGACAACATGTTATCAGGAAATATTCCAGCTGAAATAAGTCGGCTGAAGAATTTACAGCTTCTGAACTTCATGCGGAACCGGTTATCAGGTCCTGTGCCTTCTGGCCTTGGGGACTTGCCTCAACTAGAGGTGCTTGAGCTATGGAACAATTCCTTGTCAGGGCCATTGCCTAGAAACCTTGGCAAGAATTCACCATTGCAGTGGTTGGATGTATCATCCAACTTACTCTCTGGTGAGATTCCAGAAACTCTTTGCACCAAGGGCAATCTCACCAAGCTCATACTTTTCAATAATGCTTTCTTGGGTCCAATTCCGGCAAGCCTATCAACATGTCCTTCACTTGTTCGTTTTCGAATTCAGAACAATTTTCTTAATGGAACAATTCCTGTGGGTCTTGGTAAGCTTGGGAAGCTTCAGAGGTTAGAATTGGCTAACAATAGTCTCACTGGTGGAATTCCTGATGACATTGGTTCTTCTACatccctttctttcattgattttTCCAGAAACAACCTCCactcttctcttccttcaacCATTATTTCCATTCCAAATCTGCAAACTTTAATTGTCTCCAACAACAACTTGAGAGGTGAAATCCCTGACCAATTCCAGGATTGTCCCTCACTTGGTGTCCTTGATCTCTCATCAAATCGATTCTCCGGAATCATTCCATCTAGCATTGCATCATGTCAGAAATTGGTAAACTTGAACCTACAGAATAACCAATTGACTGGTGGAATCCCAAAAGAATTAGCAAGCATGCCTACATGGGCCATTCTTGATCTTGCCAACAACACTCTGAGTGGTCATATGCCCGAAAGCTTTGGTATGTCTCCAGCTCTAGAAACATTCAATGTCTCACACAACAAGCTAGAAGGTCCTGTCCCAGAAAATGGCATGCTAAGAACAATAAACCCAAATGATCTTGTGGGAAATGCTGGCTTATGTGGTGGTGTTCTCCCTCCATGTGGCCAAACCTCAGCATATCCATTAAGGCATGGGAGCTCACCTGCAAAGCACATTCTTGTAGGATGGATCATTGGAGTATCATCAATACTAGCCATTGGGGTTGCAACTTTGGTAGCAAGATCTTTATACATGATGCGGTACACTGATGGATTGTGCTTCCCAGAAAGATTTTATAAGGGTAGGAAGGTGTTGCCTTGGAGATTGATGGCCTTCCAGAGGCTTGATTTTACAAGTagtgacattttatcttgcatcAAGGATACAAATATGATTGGCATGGGAGCAACTGGGGTTGTTTACAAGGCTGAGATACCACAATCAAGTACAATTGTGGCAGTCAAAAAGTTGAGGAGATCAGGATCTGATATTGAAGTAGGAAGCAGTGATGACCTTGTTGGAGAGGTGAATCTTTTAAGGAGGCTAAGGCATAGGAACATTGTTAGACTACTAGGCTTTCTTTACAATGACGCTGATGTGATGATAGTTTATGAATTTATGCACAATGGAAACCTTGGAGATGCCCTGCATGGTAAACAAGCTGGGAGATTGCTTGTAGACTGGGTTTCCCGATATAACATAGCTCTAGGAATAGCACAAGGACTTGCTTATCTTCATCATGACTGTCATCCACCTGTTATCCATCAAGACATCAAGTCAAATAATATACTGCTTGATGCAAATCTTGAGGCAAGGATAGCAGATTTTGGATTGGCCAAGATGATGCTCTGGAAGAATGAAACAGTCTCCATGATTGCTGGATCCTATGGATACATTGCCCCAG AATACGGATACTCCTTGAAAGTGGATGAAAAGATTGACATTTACAGTTATGGAGTGGTTCTGTTGGAGCTTCTCACCGGAAAGCGGTCATTAGATCCTGAGTTTGGAGAATCTATAGACATAGTAGGGTGGATTAGAAGGAAGATAGACAACAAATCTCCGGAAGAAGCATTAGACCCCAGTGTAGGAAACCGCAAGCATGTTCAAGAATAG